Below is a window of bacterium DNA.
AGCCACCGGCGCGCCGGCGTCGAGATTGAGGGTCAGTTCGACCGACTCGGTGAGCGGCGTGTAGGGCGGCGGCGCCGTGCCGCCCTCGTCGCCCTCGCAGGCACCGAGCAGTCCGATCGCCAGCGCCCCGAGCAGGACGCCTCCCCACGGCCACAGACCACGCTTCATGGAAACCTCACTTCGGACGGAGGGCTCCGGACGGCGGCGGGGACAGCGAAGGCCTTTGAAATCGCGAGCTTGCGCTCTCCCTCGGGGAATCTGGATAGCACTCGCGACCCCCGGCTGTCAACAGCCGGCGGCGCCTTCGCGTCGGCGCCCGGTGGAACTCTTGGCCGAGAAGATGGCGCATCGCGCCGCCGCGCGCAACCCGTTTCTGGCTGCCGAGTTCCGCGCGGGGGCCGCCTAGGCGCGGAAGCGGTAGCCCACACCGCGCACCGTGCGGACGATGCTACCCCCATTCGGCAGGGCGGCCAGCTTGCCGCGCAGGCGATTGATCAGGACGTCGACGGCGCGCTCGGTATTGCCCTGGCCGCTCCCCCAGACCAGCGCCTGGAGGGCCTGCCGGCTGAAGGTCTCCTCGGGCCGGCTGGCGAGCTGGTAGAGCAGCTTGAACTCCAGCGCCGTGAGTTGAACCGGCTCGGCGCTCCCCCGGCGCACGCTGAGCTGCTCGGGCTGGATGGTGAAGCCGTCGACGGTGATCACCGCCCCATTGCCGTCGGGCTCCCAGCGGTGGCGCCTCAGGAGCGCGCGGACGCGGGCGAGCAACTCGGTGACGTCGATGGGCTTGACCATGTAGTCGTCGGCGCCCTGGTCGAGGCCGGAGACCTTGTCGCTGGTCTTGTCCAGGGAAGTGACCATGATAATGGGAATCCCGCGCGTCTCCTCGCGGCCGCGCAGCGCGCGGCAGACGGCGAGGCCATTCTGGTCCGGCAGGAGCAGGTCCAGCACGATGAGATCCGGATGCTCGCGCTCGGCGAGGGCGAGCGCCGCCGTCGCGGTCTGTTCCGCCAGGACACGATAGCCGGCCTGTTCGAGGCTGGCGCCGAGCATGCGCAGCGTGCTCGGATCGTCTTCGACGATCAGGATGCTCTCCATCGTCATTCCGTCTCCCCGGTTCAAGCAGAAGCAATCTAGCAGCCGGACACGGAGATTCGCAACAGTCGGATGCGGCGAACTGGGCCGCCGGGCTGCCTGTCATCTGGTTGGGACGAGGCGCGACGGCCCGCCTGGCACCTGCCATTCGGCGACTTGACCAGGTCCGGGGTCAGCCCTACCTTGACCCTGCCCTCACTGGACCCTGGTGCCCGCCAACGCGAAGCGAAACAGGTCGCCATGCCGTCCTTGCTGGATCGCACCATCGCCGGGTTGCTCCCGGCCGTCCCCCGCCCGATCGTCCGCCGCGTCTCGAGCCGCTACATCGCCGGCGAGGAGTTCACCGCCGTCGTCGCCGCCGCGCGGGCCCTGGCCGCGCGGAACCTGCGCAGCACGATGGACATCCTCGGGGAGAACACGGATTCCGTCGAGAAGGCCCGCCCCCCCGCGGCCGCCTACCTCGAGTTGGTGAATCGCCAGGTCGAGGCGGGCGTCGACCGCAATGTCTCGATCAAGCTGAGTCAGCTCGGCCTGACCAGCGATCGCGAGCTCTGCCTGGAGAGCATGCGCGCCATCGTCGCCCGCTCGGCGAGCCACCGCGGCAAGGTGCGCATCGACATGGAGGACAGCAGCCTCACCGATGCCACGCTCTGGGTCTTCAAGACCCTGCGCGCGGACTACACGAATGTCGGTGTCGTGCTGCAGGCCTACCTGCACCGCACGCTCGCCGACATCGCGGCCCTCGCGCCCCTGACGCCGGACTACCGCCTCTGCAAGGGGATCTACATCGAGCCGGCGGCCGTGGCGATCCAGGATCGCGCGGGTATCAACGCCAACTTCCTGCGCGCCCTGGCGGCGATGTTCGATGGCGGCAGCGTCGTGGGCATCGCGACCCACGACGCCGCCCTGATCGACGGCGCCAAGCGCCTGATCGCCGAGCGCCGGCTCGGGCCCGATCGCTACGAGTTCCAGATGCTGCTCGGCGTGCAGGAGAAGTTGCGCGACCGCCTGGTCGCGGAGGGCCACCCGCTGCGCGTCTACCTGCCCTACGGGCGCGAGTGGTACGCCTACTGCATGCGCCGGCTGAAGGAGAACCCGAGCGTCGCCGGCCACGTCTTTCGGGCGATGCTGGGCCTGGGCTAGCGCGGGCGCTACTCCGCGTCGCCGGGGCTGCCCGCGGGCACCCCGATGCCGAGCGTGGCGAGCAGCACCGAGGCGTAGCTGCCCGGCGGCAGGCTGAAGGCCAGCCAGAAGCCCCCCGCAACGGGCTCCAGACGCAGGTCGCCCACCGGCACCCGCAGGGGCCGCCGGCCCCCGCGCAGGCGCGCCGCGAACTCCGGCCGCCAGCCGCCGGCCGCCAGCAGCGCCGCCTCCAGCGCGCCGGGCTCGCCCGTCGGCTCGAGCATGTGCCCGCCCGGCAGCGGGCCCGTCGCGCTGATCTCCAGACGCTCCGCGCGCGGGGCTGCCGCCTCCGCGTCCTCCACCCGGAAGATCGCGCCGCGCCCGTGCAGATAGGCGAGGTCGCCCGCGGCGAGCGCGGCGGCCGGCCCCTGTCGCGCCGCGCAGACGCGATTGAAGAGGGCGGCCTGGAAGGCGCTGAGCAGGAACTCCTGGGCCCGCCCCCGCCGGAGCCCGCCGCCGGCCAGCGCGCTCAGGCCGCGCAGGTGGTTCTGCCCATCGGCGCCGAAGCGCTGGGGGCCGTAGAAATTGGGCAGTCCCTCCACGCGCAGGTGCCCGAGCTCGCCCTCGATGAGCGCGCCGTCCGCTTCCCCGACCAGCCGCAGCCGGAAGCGATTGCCCGCCAGGTGCCCGAGGCGGAGCTTGTTGCGATGCGGCTGCGCCGAGAGCACGCGGAAGCGGGGGTCGGCGAGCGATTCCAGGCGACCGGCCGCGGCCGCCAGAGGCACCGAGAGGCGCTGGCGGGCCGTGGCCCGGCGGTCCTTGCGCCCCGCCCAGCCGACGGCGGCCGGCGCGATCCCCAGGCGCTCGGCGATGAGGAGGGCCAGGAGCGGCGTGTCGATGTCCCGCTTCTCGATGTCGAGGTACAGGTGCTCGCCCTCGCCGCAGGCGGGGTAGAGGGGCAGCTCCTCGACGTGGAAGCGCTCGGCGTCGGCCGGATAGGCGAGGCCGGCGCCCGGCCCATCCGCGGGGAAGCGCAGATCGCGCCAGGGATGCCACTCCCCGCTCACGGGCTCCCCTCCAGACGCCGCCAGCGGAAGCGGTGGATGGCCCGCCCTTCGCGGCGGTACTTGACCTCGAAGTGCGTGCCGGGCAGCGCGTCCTCGCCCCAGTCCAGGCGCGCGAGGCGGGGCTCGCCCGCGAAGAGCCGCTCGATGAGCGCCGCGTACTCGGCGTGGTCCGTCGTGATGCGCAGCTCGCCGCCGACGGCGATGACCCGCAGCGCC
It encodes the following:
- a CDS encoding proline dehydrogenase, with the translated sequence MRRTGPPGCLSSGWDEARRPAWHLPFGDLTRSGVSPTLTLPSLDPGARQREAKQVAMPSLLDRTIAGLLPAVPRPIVRRVSSRYIAGEEFTAVVAAARALAARNLRSTMDILGENTDSVEKARPPAAAYLELVNRQVEAGVDRNVSIKLSQLGLTSDRELCLESMRAIVARSASHRGKVRIDMEDSSLTDATLWVFKTLRADYTNVGVVLQAYLHRTLADIAALAPLTPDYRLCKGIYIEPAAVAIQDRAGINANFLRALAAMFDGGSVVGIATHDAALIDGAKRLIAERRLGPDRYEFQMLLGVQEKLRDRLVAEGHPLRVYLPYGREWYAYCMRRLKENPSVAGHVFRAMLGLG
- a CDS encoding response regulator transcription factor — its product is MTMESILIVEDDPSTLRMLGASLEQAGYRVLAEQTATAALALAEREHPDLIVLDLLLPDQNGLAVCRALRGREETRGIPIIMVTSLDKTSDKVSGLDQGADDYMVKPIDVTELLARVRALLRRHRWEPDGNGAVITVDGFTIQPEQLSVRRGSAEPVQLTALEFKLLYQLASRPEETFSRQALQALVWGSGQGNTERAVDVLINRLRGKLAALPNGGSIVRTVRGVGYRFRA